The Gadus macrocephalus chromosome 20, ASM3116895v1 genome includes a region encoding these proteins:
- the ndufa10 gene encoding LOW QUALITY PROTEIN: NADH dehydrogenase [ubiquinone] 1 alpha subcomplex subunit 10, mitochondrial (The sequence of the model RefSeq protein was modified relative to this genomic sequence to represent the inferred CDS: substituted 1 base at 1 genomic stop codon) produces the protein MALRVIRLAIPSGSAFFNAGITAQTAGIHTSAVRNLRYGWWTYVLGERTTPRFKEFSKIISVDGNLASGKGALAQKLADKLGMLYMPEADTFYMDKMTGEKEPLPEAYNGMCNLEKFYTDPKCGDGNSYRLQLWMYTMRLLQYSDAIEHLLTTGQGVILERSPFSDMVFMEAMYKQGYIRKQCVDHYNEIKGISICEFLPPHIVIYVDQAAEEVQKKLKQSSQSHLQNVPLAYLKAIEDSYKKNFLPKIGETSEVLAYDTVQAQILKGXVAEDEEYLKFEKGPWLDQDDISYHHMRMLVEDKHKVANLTFIPKFLPEITIGAHEYDESYYKFKSVCMVHWGTGDGDGQMAPSPPGLADGYSKRIVSQIASYTPAPTEMVSPKS, from the exons ATGGCCCTTAGGGTTATCCGGCTGGCAATTCCGTCCGGATCAGCGTTCTTCAATGCTGGGATAACGGCACAGACG GCCGGTATCCACACGAGTGCAGTACGAAACCTTCGTTATGGCTGGTGGACCTATGTACTGGGCGAGAGGACAACTCCAAGGTTTAAAGAGTTCAGCAAAATCATCTCCGTGGATGGAAATTTGGCCTCTGGGAAAGGGGCACTCGCGCAAAAACTGGCTGATAAACTAG GTATGCTTTACATGCCAGAGGCAGACACTTTCTACATGGACAAGATGACTGGGGAGAAAGAGCCATTGCCCGAAGCATACAATGGGATGTGTAACCTGGAGAAGTTCTACACAGACCCCAAGTGTGGGGATGGAAACTCCTACAGGCTACAGCTGTGGATGTACACCATGAGGCTGCTGCAGTACTCCGACGCCATTGAGCACCTGCTCACCACTG GTCAAGGTGTGATTCTGGAGCGCTCCCCTTTCAGTGACATGGTGTTCATGGAGGCTATGTACAAACAAGGCTACATCAGGAAACAAT GTGTGGACCACTACAACGAGATCAAAGGCATTAGCATTTGCGAGTTCCTGCCGCCCCATATTGTGATCTATGTGGACCAGGCAGCCGAGGAAGTGCAGAAGAAGCTGAAACAAAGTAGCCAG TCTCATCTGCAGAACGTGCCCCTGGCGTATCTCAAGGCAATTGAAGATTCGTACAAGAAGAACTTCCTGCCAAAGATTGG CGAAACCTCAGAAGTGCTTGCCTATGATACAGTTCAAGCCCAAATATTGAAAGGGTAA GTTGCAGAAGACGAAGAGTATTTGAAGTTTGAGAAGGGACCATGGTTGGATCAGGATGACATCAGCTACCACCACATGAGAATGCT TGTGGAAGACAAACACAAGGTGGCCAACCTCACCTTCATCCCCAAGTTCCTGCCGGAAATCACCATTGGCGCCCACGAGTACGACGAAAGCTACTACAAGTTTAAATCGGTATGTATGGTGCAttgggggacgggggacggggacggacAGATGGCACCTAGTCCACCGGGACTTGCCGACGGGTATTCTAAGCGGATCGTATCGCAGATTGCGAGTTACACGCCTGCCCCTACAGAGATGGTATCTCCAAAGTCCTAA